A genomic segment from Methanoplanus limicola DSM 2279 encodes:
- a CDS encoding SIS domain-containing protein: protein MDKRIINHILEHKKVIDSIISDNVLLENIKQSSAHIKNCYTGNGCVYLFGCGGSAADSQHIAAEFINKLNFWRRSLPAQALTTDTSILTAIGNDSSFDEIFSRQVEAYVNKNDVVIGISTSGRSKSVIIGLEKAKDQGAVTILFTGSNTDYTSDLADIVLNIPSNVTPMIQEAHIMVAHIICEIVEDDLFER, encoded by the coding sequence ATGGATAAAAGAATAATAAATCACATATTGGAACATAAAAAAGTAATTGATTCAATTATTTCTGATAATGTACTATTGGAGAATATAAAACAATCATCTGCTCACATAAAAAATTGTTACACTGGCAATGGTTGTGTATATCTATTTGGGTGTGGTGGTTCTGCTGCAGATTCACAGCATATTGCAGCTGAATTTATAAATAAATTAAATTTCTGGAGGAGAAGTCTTCCTGCACAGGCCCTCACAACTGATACTTCTATTCTTACTGCAATTGGGAATGACAGTAGTTTCGATGAAATATTTTCACGTCAGGTAGAAGCCTATGTCAATAAAAATGACGTAGTTATTGGGATTAGTACAAGTGGAAGGTCAAAATCTGTAATTATTGGATTAGAAAAAGCAAAAGATCAAGGGGCAGTCACGATATTATTTACTGGGTCTAATACTGATTATACCTCTGATCTGGCTGATATTGTTCTTAATATACCTTCAAATGTGACTCCTATGATTCAGGAAGCACATATAATGGTTGCACATATTATCTGTGAAATTGTGGAGGATGACTTATTTGAAAGATGA
- a CDS encoding acylneuraminate cytidylyltransferase family protein, producing the protein MKIVNEVWAVIPARGGSKGIPKKNLIDLNGFPLIAYSIMSGINCNEITRTIVSTDSYEIANVAKKYGADIPFLRPNEISTDTSQDIYFILHLLNWYIENEGIIPKYLVNLRPTTPLRNPGKLCEAINLIKNDKDATSLRSVHELSEPPQKMMKFNGKYLDGFFPDDPRPEYYNLPRQFFPKAYHPNGYIDIYLPNLVLDNYSLYGDKVLGYITEYVEEIDTIQNYENLKYHLKQIKYDL; encoded by the coding sequence GTGAAAATTGTTAATGAAGTGTGGGCTGTAATCCCAGCAAGAGGTGGCTCTAAAGGTATTCCTAAAAAAAATTTAATTGATTTGAATGGTTTCCCTTTAATAGCATATTCAATAATGTCTGGGATAAATTGTAATGAAATAACCCGGACAATTGTTTCTACTGATTCTTATGAGATTGCTAATGTTGCAAAAAAATATGGTGCTGATATTCCTTTCCTAAGGCCAAATGAAATTTCAACAGACACTTCCCAGGATATTTATTTTATTCTGCATCTCCTTAACTGGTATATAGAAAATGAAGGTATAATTCCAAAATATCTTGTAAATCTGAGGCCTACAACTCCACTCAGAAATCCGGGTAAGCTGTGTGAAGCAATTAATTTAATTAAGAATGATAAAGATGCAACTTCGTTGCGTTCAGTTCATGAATTATCTGAACCACCTCAGAAAATGATGAAATTTAATGGGAAATATCTTGATGGTTTTTTCCCGGATGACCCGCGCCCGGAATATTATAATTTACCAAGACAATTTTTTCCAAAGGCATATCATCCAAATGGATATATAGATATTTATTTGCCTAATTTAGTTCTTGATAATTATTCACTCTATGGGGATAAGGTTCTGGGTTATATTACAGAATATGTTGAAGAGATAGATACCATTCAGAATTATGAGAATCTTAAGTATCATCTTAAACAAATCAAATATGATCTCTAA
- a CDS encoding dTDP-4-dehydrorhamnose 3,5-epimerase family protein — MIDGVNTKNLKFLPDERGRLMEIMRNDEKIFDNFGQVYLTTNNPGVVKAWHYHKIQTDFVCCVKGQIKVVLYDTRENSDTYREVNEFHIGDFNPMLIAIPPGVYHGWKCISNDEALIISIPTEPYNYEKPDEYRLPPDAPDIPYKWIMDSGKIHG, encoded by the coding sequence ATGATCGACGGAGTAAACACAAAAAACCTAAAATTTCTTCCTGATGAAAGAGGAAGACTAATGGAAATCATGCGCAATGACGAAAAAATATTTGACAATTTTGGTCAGGTATACCTGACAACCAATAATCCGGGTGTTGTAAAGGCCTGGCACTACCATAAAATTCAGACAGATTTTGTATGTTGTGTAAAGGGACAGATTAAAGTTGTTCTATATGACACAAGGGAAAATTCAGATACTTATAGAGAAGTTAACGAATTCCATATAGGCGATTTCAATCCTATGCTAATTGCTATTCCACCGGGCGTGTATCACGGCTGGAAATGTATCTCAAATGATGAAGCATTAATTATCAGTATTCCGACAGAACCTTACAACTATGAAAAACCTGATGAATACCGCCTTCCTCCGGACGCTCCTGACATCCCATACAAATGGATAATGGATTCCGGAAAAATCCACGGGTGA
- a CDS encoding KdsC family phosphatase → MKDEILSKLKKIQLLVLDFDGVLTDNRVFVDKNGVESVACNRSDSLGIELLRESKNIDTIVISKEKNAVVKARCSKLSIECYSGINDKLELLERISNDKNISLINIAYIGNDSNDVSCMENVGISVAVNDSHETAISVADILLNKKGGYGAVREFIDMLLAQ, encoded by the coding sequence TTGAAAGATGAAATTCTAAGTAAATTAAAGAAAATTCAATTGCTTGTTCTTGATTTTGATGGGGTTCTTACAGACAATAGAGTATTTGTAGATAAAAACGGGGTTGAATCAGTAGCATGTAATAGAAGTGACAGTTTGGGTATTGAATTATTGAGAGAATCAAAAAATATTGATACTATTGTAATATCAAAAGAAAAAAATGCTGTAGTTAAAGCTAGATGTTCAAAACTATCAATTGAATGTTATTCGGGCATCAATGATAAACTGGAACTTTTAGAACGTATCTCAAACGATAAGAATATTTCACTAATTAATATTGCTTATATTGGGAATGATTCTAATGATGTTTCATGCATGGAAAATGTAGGAATAAGTGTGGCAGTTAATGATTCTCATGAAACAGCAATCAGCGTTGCAGATATTCTTCTGAATAAAAAGGGAGGATATGGTGCAGTAAGAGAATTTATTGATATGCTATTAGCTCAATAA
- a CDS encoding VOC family protein — MIKNIRHFGIVTRDINKSLQFYQKYLGFTLSKKTEEKGDYISKVLGISGADIITVKLSVKGGDVLIELIQFIHPHDRSENRVKINGIGPTHIAFTVDDIKSLYYELSGSNVEFISEPELSSNGDAIVAFCRDPDGTFIEFVELI, encoded by the coding sequence ATGATTAAAAATATCAGACATTTTGGGATAGTAACTAGAGATATAAATAAATCACTACAATTTTATCAGAAATATCTGGGATTTACTCTCTCTAAAAAAACTGAAGAAAAGGGAGATTACATTTCAAAGGTTCTTGGTATTTCTGGTGCTGATATAATTACTGTTAAATTATCAGTAAAAGGAGGAGATGTCCTAATTGAATTGATTCAATTTATACATCCACATGATCGAAGTGAGAATAGAGTAAAAATTAATGGAATTGGCCCTACACATATTGCATTTACTGTAGATGATATAAAATCACTTTATTATGAATTGTCCGGAAGCAATGTTGAATTTATAAGTGAACCTGAATTATCATCAAATGGTGATGCCATAGTTGCATTCTGTAGAGATCCTGATGGGACATTTATTGAGTTTGTAGAATTAATATAA
- a CDS encoding transketolase — translation MVENNIKFLNNTSKSIRKKVIEMTAYVGGGHYSSSLCCVDILISLYFNEMNVDPSNPSDPDRDRFILSKGHAAPGLYATLAEKGYFHSDELLTLRQLNSRLQGHPVKSYNLPGLDSSSGSLGQGISVAVGIALAGKMNNKKYRVFVLLGDGECQEGQVWEAAMSAAHYELDNLVVIIDNNKLQSTGSIDDIMSLGDISSCWKSLGWNIIEINGHNFDELLNAYKFANESKNKPTLIVANTVKGCGIPFIEDKIEYHTKPLTEEELQEGILYLEGRY, via the coding sequence ATGGTTGAAAATAATATTAAGTTTTTGAATAATACCTCAAAATCTATTCGTAAAAAAGTTATTGAAATGACTGCTTATGTGGGTGGTGGTCATTATTCAAGTTCGCTATGCTGTGTTGATATTCTGATTTCATTATATTTTAATGAAATGAATGTAGATCCAAGTAATCCGTCAGATCCCGACCGAGACAGATTTATTTTAAGTAAAGGCCATGCTGCTCCGGGATTGTATGCCACTCTTGCAGAAAAAGGTTATTTTCATTCTGATGAGTTGTTAACATTAAGGCAATTAAACAGCAGATTACAGGGCCATCCTGTCAAAAGTTATAATTTGCCAGGATTAGACAGTTCTTCCGGTTCTCTTGGACAGGGAATTTCCGTTGCTGTGGGAATTGCCCTTGCAGGCAAGATGAATAATAAAAAGTACCGTGTTTTTGTATTGTTGGGGGATGGTGAGTGTCAGGAAGGTCAGGTGTGGGAGGCAGCAATGTCTGCGGCTCATTATGAATTAGATAACCTTGTTGTAATTATTGACAATAACAAATTGCAATCGACAGGATCAATTGATGATATAATGTCCTTAGGAGATATTAGTTCATGCTGGAAGTCACTGGGTTGGAATATAATTGAGATAAATGGGCATAATTTTGATGAACTTCTTAATGCTTATAAATTTGCAAATGAATCAAAGAATAAACCAACACTTATAGTTGCCAATACTGTAAAGGGTTGTGGTATTCCGTTTATTGAGGATAAAATTGAATATCACACCAAACCTTTGACAGAAGAAGAACTACAAGAAGGCATTTTGTATCTGGAGGGACGGTACTAA
- a CDS encoding N-acetylneuraminate synthase family protein, with translation MSVYIIAEVGINHNGDVEIAKKLIDAAVETGCDAVKFQKRTIETVYSEDVLNSARESPWGTTQREQKEGLEFSKEEYDEIDIYCKQKGIDWLASAWDIDSQLFLRQYNHKFNKVASAMLTNIPLIEKIAEEKKMTFISTGMSTFDDIDNAVDIFKNNNCPFTLLHCVSTYPSADDEINLSIMNILNDKYGCPVGYSGHEADILPSIIAAALGASVIERHITLDKSMYGSDQAASIIKEELREMNQSIRRIPAIMGSTDKKVSEREAGVAKKLRYFEDN, from the coding sequence ATGTCAGTATATATTATTGCAGAAGTAGGAATTAATCATAATGGTGACGTTGAAATCGCAAAAAAACTAATTGATGCTGCGGTCGAAACAGGTTGTGACGCAGTTAAATTCCAGAAACGTACAATAGAAACAGTATATTCCGAAGATGTACTTAATTCAGCAAGAGAAAGTCCCTGGGGAACAACCCAGCGTGAACAGAAGGAAGGTCTTGAGTTTAGTAAAGAAGAATATGATGAAATTGACATTTATTGTAAGCAAAAAGGAATAGACTGGCTTGCATCAGCATGGGACATAGATAGCCAGTTGTTTCTGAGACAGTACAATCATAAATTCAATAAAGTAGCATCCGCAATGCTTACAAATATTCCTTTGATTGAGAAAATCGCTGAAGAGAAGAAGATGACATTTATCTCAACAGGGATGAGCACCTTTGATGACATTGATAATGCTGTAGATATATTTAAAAATAATAACTGTCCTTTTACTCTTCTTCACTGTGTTTCAACATATCCTTCAGCTGATGATGAAATCAATTTGTCTATAATGAATATTTTAAATGATAAATATGGGTGTCCTGTTGGATACAGCGGACATGAAGCTGATATTCTTCCGTCAATTATTGCTGCTGCTCTTGGCGCAAGCGTAATAGAACGACATATTACACTCGATAAATCTATGTATGGCAGTGATCAGGCAGCATCAATTATAAAGGAAGAATTAAGAGAAATGAACCAGTCAATAAGACGTATTCCTGCTATTATGGGAAGTACAGATAAAAAAGTCTCAGAACGTGAAGCAGGTGTTGCTAAAAAACTGAGATATTTTGAAGATAACTAA
- the fsa gene encoding fructose-6-phosphate aldolase has translation MKFFLDTANLNEIEKYSHIIDGVTTNPSLLAKEMKSSSQNDLLKKICDTVKGPVSLEVISQNCDEMIKEALELSSIADNVVVKVPMTPDGLKATKKLSEMCVKTNVTLIFSSNQALLAAKAGATYVSIFVGRLDDIGYSGINIVKETAKILENYNFDSEIITASIRNPMHVLDAALSGSHVATVPPNVLTLMFNHNLTDAGLQKFMDDWRSVKNNSNNDL, from the coding sequence ATGAAATTTTTTCTTGATACAGCAAATTTGAATGAAATCGAAAAATATTCTCATATCATAGACGGAGTTACAACAAACCCAAGTCTTCTTGCAAAAGAGATGAAAAGTTCCAGCCAGAATGATTTACTCAAAAAAATCTGCGACACCGTAAAAGGACCTGTCAGCCTTGAAGTCATCAGTCAAAATTGTGATGAAATGATAAAAGAGGCATTAGAACTATCTTCCATTGCAGATAATGTTGTTGTTAAAGTTCCGATGACACCTGATGGATTAAAAGCAACCAAAAAACTGAGTGAAATGTGTGTCAAAACAAATGTCACCCTTATTTTTTCTTCAAATCAAGCTCTTCTGGCTGCCAAGGCCGGTGCAACTTACGTGAGCATTTTTGTCGGAAGACTGGATGATATTGGATATTCTGGTATTAATATAGTAAAAGAAACTGCCAAAATCCTGGAAAATTACAATTTTGATTCAGAGATAATTACTGCCAGTATCAGAAACCCGATGCATGTTCTTGATGCAGCATTATCGGGTTCTCATGTTGCTACAGTTCCGCCAAATGTATTAACATTAATGTTTAACCACAATCTTACGGATGCGGGACTCCAGAAATTTATGGATGACTGGAGATCTGTAAAAAATAATTCTAATAATGATTTGTGA
- a CDS encoding class I SAM-dependent methyltransferase, which yields MECILCKNKDLSIISQRLRGGPGIVYYCDKCKIGILKERKDDSKLFYDEEYRKRFGPDIETTSNYDDIFNSYVNYQENRLKLLKPLINSNMRLLEVGCSTGHFIYNIKPFLKDVIGVDYDSRAAEFASKVCNCKTYGCDLKDSGLEKKSFDIVCALQTLEHVDEPIEFLKLLKSYIKPKGKIVIEVPNLLDPLLSLFNNEQYHNFYFHEAHTFYFTPDSFMQVMRAAGYNGDILFFQDYNFLNHLNWILLGKPQKSCHMGLSEPKFPIVDTVDSSIKDELNLLISNFDKDYKNILAKYGVTDNMMFIGEPI from the coding sequence ATGGAATGTATTCTTTGTAAGAACAAAGATTTATCAATAATTTCACAACGTTTAAGGGGTGGGCCGGGAATTGTCTATTATTGTGATAAGTGTAAAATTGGAATCCTTAAAGAAAGAAAAGATGATTCTAAATTATTTTATGATGAGGAATATAGAAAACGTTTTGGTCCGGATATCGAAACTACTTCTAATTATGATGATATTTTTAATTCATATGTAAATTATCAAGAAAATCGACTTAAATTATTAAAACCTCTTATTAATTCTAATATGAGGTTATTGGAAGTTGGATGCTCAACAGGTCATTTTATTTACAATATAAAACCTTTCCTGAAAGATGTAATTGGGGTTGATTATGATTCCCGTGCAGCTGAATTTGCAAGTAAAGTTTGTAATTGTAAAACCTATGGTTGTGATTTAAAAGATTCAGGTTTGGAAAAAAAATCTTTTGATATTGTTTGCGCGCTGCAGACTCTGGAACATGTTGATGAGCCAATTGAGTTTTTAAAACTGCTTAAATCCTATATTAAACCAAAAGGTAAAATAGTGATAGAAGTCCCTAATTTGTTAGATCCACTATTGTCATTGTTCAATAATGAACAATATCATAATTTTTACTTCCATGAAGCTCATACATTTTATTTCACTCCGGATTCATTTATGCAAGTCATGAGGGCCGCAGGATATAATGGAGATATTTTATTTTTCCAGGACTATAATTTTTTAAATCACCTAAACTGGATATTATTGGGTAAACCTCAGAAAAGTTGCCATATGGGATTAAGTGAACCAAAATTTCCAATTGTGGATACAGTTGATAGCTCTATAAAAGATGAATTGAATCTTCTCATTAGTAATTTTGATAAAGATTATAAGAACATTCTTGCAAAATATGGGGTGACCGATAATATGATGTTTATTGGGGAACCTATTTAA
- a CDS encoding sugar phosphate isomerase/epimerase family protein, translating into MNKIGIMQGRLSSPVDGKIQSFPVHSWREEFFLAKEAGLDLIEWIYEKETQTVNPIINYDGIKEIKKHMRETSVDVRSICADYFMSEFLINSQSKPILNNINHLKWLIKRGDKLSIDYIILPFVDSSRLKSQEDINILIQILEEIIPLTEEFGIELHLETDLPPDILNGIFGKINHPLIRLNYDIGNSASLGYDPNLELNLLSQWVSSIHVKDRLLHGTTVPLGSGSADLPLCFELLKKIHYSRNFILQAARQNEMSEIELAMKNKEYVIHLLSGAGFKI; encoded by the coding sequence TTGAATAAAATTGGCATTATGCAGGGGCGCCTCTCATCACCAGTAGATGGAAAAATACAATCTTTTCCTGTTCATTCGTGGAGAGAAGAGTTTTTCCTTGCAAAAGAGGCAGGACTGGATTTAATTGAATGGATCTATGAAAAGGAAACTCAAACTGTAAATCCAATTATTAATTATGATGGAATAAAGGAAATAAAGAAGCATATGCGTGAAACATCAGTCGATGTCAGATCAATATGTGCAGATTATTTTATGAGTGAATTTTTGATTAATTCTCAATCAAAACCGATATTAAACAATATTAATCATTTAAAATGGTTAATCAAAAGAGGAGATAAGCTCTCTATTGATTATATAATCCTTCCTTTTGTTGATTCATCCAGATTAAAGTCACAGGAAGACATCAATATTCTAATTCAGATTTTAGAAGAAATTATTCCTCTTACTGAAGAGTTTGGAATTGAATTACATTTGGAAACAGATTTGCCACCAGATATACTTAATGGAATTTTTGGGAAGATTAACCACCCACTTATAAGATTAAATTATGATATTGGAAACAGTGCGTCTCTTGGATATGATCCAAATTTAGAATTAAATTTGTTATCACAATGGGTGTCAAGTATTCATGTAAAGGACAGATTACTACATGGAACCACGGTTCCACTTGGAAGTGGTTCAGCAGATCTGCCATTGTGTTTTGAATTATTAAAGAAAATTCACTATTCCAGAAATTTTATACTTCAGGCTGCACGTCAGAATGAAATGTCTGAGATAGAACTTGCTATGAAAAATAAAGAATATGTGATTCATTTACTCTCCGGTGCAGGATTTAAAATTTGA
- a CDS encoding glucose-1-phosphate thymidylyltransferase: protein MKGLILSGGHGVRLRPLTHSQQKQLIPIANKPILFYVIEDLIDSGINDIAIIVGPNKEQIIETVSSVKWDAKISYIYQDAPRGLAHAVKIAKDFTGNENFVMYLGDNLLKEGSKEFVEDFVKSNVDASILLTEVEDPTQYGVALVDEQNKVIVKLLEKPKNPPTNLSIVGIYGLTPKIYDAIENITPSWRGELEITDALHWLIEQDYTVRYKRVTGWWKDTGMPEDIIDANRLVLDTIKTNIKGEIIDSTKAGEVIIGDNSIVKGNSKLFGPMIIGKNCTINNSIIGPYTSIGDNSTIENTNVEDSIVMENAKIIDINRISKSLIGKSVSINKNNKQSDEISLMIGDNSQVIL from the coding sequence ATGAAAGGCCTAATTCTCTCTGGAGGTCATGGAGTAAGACTAAGACCACTTACCCACTCCCAGCAAAAACAGCTAATTCCTATTGCAAATAAACCAATATTATTCTACGTCATTGAAGACCTTATAGATTCGGGCATAAATGATATTGCAATAATTGTTGGACCAAATAAAGAACAAATAATTGAAACTGTTTCTTCAGTAAAATGGGATGCAAAAATATCATACATTTATCAGGATGCTCCAAGAGGACTTGCCCATGCAGTGAAAATTGCAAAGGATTTTACCGGAAATGAAAATTTTGTAATGTACCTTGGAGATAATCTTCTAAAAGAGGGAAGCAAAGAATTCGTAGAAGATTTCGTTAAATCCAATGTTGATGCCAGCATTCTCCTTACAGAGGTTGAAGATCCTACACAGTATGGAGTTGCTCTTGTGGATGAACAAAACAAAGTCATTGTAAAACTCCTTGAAAAACCAAAAAACCCACCAACAAATCTTTCAATAGTAGGGATTTACGGATTAACACCAAAGATATATGATGCAATAGAAAATATTACACCATCATGGAGAGGAGAACTTGAAATTACAGACGCCCTCCACTGGTTGATAGAACAGGATTATACGGTCCGGTATAAAAGAGTTACAGGATGGTGGAAAGATACCGGAATGCCTGAAGACATTATTGATGCAAATAGGCTGGTTCTGGATACAATCAAAACAAATATCAAAGGAGAAATAATTGACAGTACCAAAGCAGGTGAAGTAATAATTGGCGATAATTCCATAGTTAAAGGTAATTCAAAGTTATTTGGACCGATGATTATAGGAAAAAACTGTACAATCAATAATTCCATAATAGGGCCTTATACCAGCATAGGAGATAATTCTACAATTGAAAATACAAATGTTGAAGATTCAATAGTAATGGAGAACGCAAAAATTATAGATATAAATAGAATATCTAAAAGTTTAATTGGTAAATCAGTCAGCATTAATAAAAACAATAAACAATCAGACGAAATATCTCTAATGATTGGAGACAATTCACAGGTAATATTATGA
- a CDS encoding transketolase family protein, whose protein sequence is MYDLNNCNNNRDAFGNKLCELGKLNEEIVVLDADLCSSTKTDIFRDKFPDRFINVGIAEQNMLDIAAGMSLCGKIPFVTTFSIFGCGRGWEQIRNTIALDKLNVKMVMTHSGLSLGGDGVTHQSLEDIAIMRAIPNMHVIIPADPAETRSVIEFAVDYNGPVYVRLSRRKSPKIFDDDYKYNPKEYPILKDGTDISIFTTGNMIRKALIAAKKLENEGISAKVINVHTIKPLNKEQIIDIAKETGHVISLEEHNVIGGLGSAIAEVLIQNYPVPMKILGVNDMYGTSGKVDELFVHFNLTSETVIESANELLKFR, encoded by the coding sequence ATGTACGATCTAAATAATTGTAATAATAATCGAGATGCCTTTGGTAATAAACTATGTGAACTTGGTAAATTAAATGAGGAGATTGTTGTTCTGGATGCCGATTTATGTTCTTCAACTAAAACAGATATTTTCCGGGATAAATTTCCCGATAGATTCATAAATGTTGGTATTGCTGAGCAAAATATGCTGGATATTGCTGCCGGGATGTCTCTTTGTGGAAAAATACCCTTTGTAACAACATTTTCAATATTTGGATGCGGAAGAGGATGGGAGCAGATCAGAAACACCATTGCACTTGATAAATTAAATGTGAAAATGGTTATGACTCATTCTGGTCTTAGTCTTGGTGGGGACGGGGTTACACATCAGTCACTTGAGGATATTGCCATTATGAGGGCAATTCCAAATATGCATGTAATTATACCCGCAGATCCAGCAGAAACCCGATCTGTAATTGAATTTGCTGTAGATTATAACGGTCCGGTTTATGTCCGATTATCACGCAGAAAATCTCCTAAGATCTTTGACGATGATTACAAATATAATCCAAAAGAATATCCAATCCTAAAAGACGGAACTGATATTTCCATATTTACAACAGGTAATATGATAAGAAAAGCTCTTATTGCAGCAAAAAAGCTTGAAAATGAGGGAATTTCGGCAAAAGTAATCAATGTTCATACAATTAAGCCACTAAATAAAGAACAGATTATTGATATCGCCAAAGAAACAGGGCACGTAATCTCATTAGAGGAACATAATGTTATAGGTGGTTTGGGATCTGCTATAGCCGAAGTCTTAATTCAGAACTACCCAGTTCCAATGAAGATTCTTGGAGTTAATGATATGTACGGAACTTCGGGGAAAGTTGATGAGCTATTTGTACATTTTAATCTTACATCAGAGACGGTTATTGAATCAGCAAATGAACTGCTTAAATTTAGGTGA
- a CDS encoding aspartate aminotransferase family protein — protein sequence MAEYMFNQNPVDVSEVDTKYRQIKTKLPVPDSIVLLEVLDKYECRSMHGQYPIIWDKAKDFQVYDKYGNCWIDFTSTIFVANAGHSNPAIKAKIKEVMDSDLLHSYTYITEIRINYLKKLIEFVPEYLEKAFLLSSGTEATECALKLIRMHGAKIGKRKGGVVSFNGSMHGRTLGAQMLGGNPESRSWIGYEDPNIHRLPFPYPWLAESIGDEDNFWKSKFHEDIKSLITAGVDPKKDLAGFIIESYIGWGAILLPKSYIQELVKYAGENKILVVFDEIQGGFGRTGKLFTYQHYEVEPDMICCGKGISSSLPLSAVIGRKEIMDIPEIGSMSSTHSANPLCCAAGLANIEVIESMNLIAEAKRKGILLFERLNQIKAKYPDYISYVLGDGLIAGVIFINPETGEPDSEIASRIAEKAMQKGLLLVHTGRESIKIGPPLTITDDALYEGLDVFEESIFEIIYE from the coding sequence ATGGCAGAATATATGTTTAACCAAAATCCTGTGGATGTTTCTGAAGTGGATACAAAATATCGTCAGATAAAAACAAAATTACCTGTTCCTGATTCAATTGTTTTATTGGAGGTACTAGATAAATATGAATGCAGATCTATGCATGGTCAATATCCAATTATCTGGGATAAAGCCAAAGATTTTCAGGTATATGATAAATATGGTAATTGCTGGATAGATTTTACTTCAACAATATTTGTTGCAAATGCAGGGCACTCTAATCCTGCCATTAAGGCTAAAATTAAAGAAGTTATGGATTCTGATCTACTTCACAGTTATACCTATATTACGGAAATCAGAATTAATTATCTGAAAAAGTTAATCGAATTTGTTCCAGAGTATCTTGAAAAAGCATTTCTTCTCTCTTCAGGCACTGAAGCAACAGAGTGCGCATTAAAATTAATTCGAATGCACGGAGCGAAAATTGGAAAAAGAAAAGGCGGAGTTGTCTCTTTTAATGGGAGTATGCATGGAAGGACACTGGGTGCCCAGATGCTTGGTGGAAATCCTGAATCCAGAAGCTGGATAGGCTATGAAGATCCAAACATTCACAGGCTTCCTTTTCCATATCCTTGGTTAGCAGAATCTATAGGTGATGAAGATAATTTTTGGAAGTCTAAATTTCATGAAGATATTAAGAGCCTTATAACTGCGGGAGTTGATCCTAAAAAGGATCTCGCTGGTTTTATAATTGAATCATATATTGGGTGGGGAGCTATTCTTTTACCTAAGAGTTATATTCAGGAATTAGTCAAATATGCAGGAGAAAACAAAATACTGGTTGTTTTTGATGAAATTCAGGGCGGATTTGGCAGAACTGGGAAACTTTTTACCTACCAACATTATGAAGTTGAACCTGATATGATCTGTTGTGGTAAAGGAATAAGTTCATCACTTCCACTTTCTGCTGTTATTGGCAGAAAAGAAATTATGGACATTCCGGAGATTGGATCTATGAGTAGTACCCATTCTGCAAATCCTCTCTGCTGTGCTGCGGGTTTGGCGAATATAGAAGTAATTGAATCAATGAATCTCATTGCTGAAGCTAAAAGAAAGGGAATCCTCTTATTTGAAAGATTAAATCAGATTAAAGCAAAGTATCCTGATTATATTTCATATGTTCTTGGTGATGGGCTTATAGCTGGTGTAATTTTTATCAATCCGGAAACCGGCGAACCGGATTCAGAGATTGCAAGTCGAATAGCTGAAAAAGCAATGCAGAAAGGATTACTACTGGTTCATACTGGAAGAGAATCAATAAAAATTGGTCCACCACTTACAATTACTGATGATGCACTTTATGAAGGTTTGGATGTATTTGAAGAATCAATTTTTGAGATTATTTATGAGTAA